The Candidatus Hydrogenedentota bacterium DNA window CGTCACCTCGATGGGCAACATGTACATCTTCGACGACGACAAGGAGGTGCCGAACGTCATCACGACGGCCTTCGACTTCCCGGACGCGGGGAAGAAGGGCAAGATGCTGGTCTTCGACACGCGGCCCTGGTGCACAAACGACGAGAAGAACGCGAAGGTCGGCGTGATTTTCTACGGCAGCGACGGCTACATGGTCATTGACTCGTACAGCCACTACAAGGTGTACCTGGGCCAGAAAGAGCAGCCCGGCCCCGAGAACGACAAAGAGGCCGACCACTATGAGAACTTTGTCGCGGCCATCCGCGCGAACGACCCGAAGATGGTGAACGCGCCCATCCGCGAGGGGCACCTCTCGTCGGCGCTGTGCCACCTGGGCCTCATTTCGGCGAAACTGGACCGGTCCCTCACGTTCGACCCGGCCAAGGCGGATTTCGTCGGCGACGCCGAGGCCAGCGCCCTGCTGACCCGGCAGTACCGCGAGCCCTTCGTGGTGCCCGAAACCGTCTGAGCGACGCCCCCTTCCGCGGGGACGCCGGTTGTCCACAGTGTGCGGCGCGGCGTCCCCGCGTTTTTTCGGGGGGGCGTGTTTTGGACTTTTTCCCCGTTCGGGGCGTATCCTGTGGGGGCTGTGGATTCCGCGTTTCTTCCCCAAAACCGGGGCCCCGCCCCCGCAACTGATCAAGGGAGAGTCCGTCATGGCCATCAATCTCATGAGCACCCTGAAGGGGTCCCTGCTGGAGGGTTTTTTCCCGGAGGGATGGAACCTTGATGCGCTGGACGCGCTGTGCGCGCGCCCGCCGGAGTCCGTCACCACGCCGGAGAAATGGTGGAGCAAAAAGTTTGAGGCGGTGCCCTGCGGGACCCTGGCCGACTTTGACACGATGATGGGCCATGAGATTGCGCTGGAAATCGCGGAGGCGAAGAGGGCGGGGAAACAGATCGCGTTCATCCTGCCGGTCGGGCCGATGGGCATGTACCGCTGGGCGGTGTATTTCCTGAAGGCCTGGGGCGTGGACTGCCGCCATGTGCACGGGTTCAACATGGACGAATGGAGCGACGGGGAGGGGAACACCCTGCCGGGCGACGACCCGGGGGCGTTTCAGAACGCGATGGAGCAGGCGTTCTACGGGCCGCTGGGGAAACTGACCGTGCCGAAGGGCCAGCGCCACTTTGCCACGCGGAACAGCCTGCCGCGCTTCGGCGCCCAGATTGCCGCGCTGAAGGCGAAGGGCGCGCGGCTGGTGACGGTCTACGGCATCGGCCGGGCCTGCCACATCGCGTTTTGGGAGCCCCATTTCGCGGCGGAGTACAAGACGGTGGCGGAGTGGAAAAAGGCGGAGTACCGGCTGGGGGCGCAGCTCTGCCCGCTGACCATCGAGCAGAACGCGATCACGAGCTTCAAGAGCCGCACGACGCTGGTGCCCGCGCGCGCGAACACCATCGGCCCGGGCCTCTTCCTCCAGTCGGACCGGTGCGTCGGCGGCGCGGACGGCGCGCTCGGGCGGGGCATGATGTGGCAGGGCATGTCGCTTTGGGCGAGCCTGCACCACGCGCCGACGCCGTGGATTCCGAGCACGTTCATGCCGACCATGCCGGGCCGGCTGTTTTTCCTGAAGGAGCTGGCGGGCCCGCTCGAACCGGAATGCAACTAGGGCGCGGGACGCCCGGAGACGCAGGCTGAAATGGCTGAGTGGGACGTTGAAAAGCACGACATTGTGATTGTGGGCGCGGGCATGGCCGGGCTGACGGCGGCGCGCACCCTGCAGGACATGGGCTATGACGCCGTGGTCCTGGAGAAGTCGCGAGGGCTGGGCGGGCGCTGCGCCACGCGCCGCATCGGCGCGGGGATCTTCGACCACGGGGCGCAGTTTTTCACCGTGCGCGAGCCCGCGTTCCAGGAGGTGGTGGACCAGTGGCTGGCGCGGGGCACGGCGCGGGAATGGACGCGGGGCTTCCCCACGCTGGACGGGATCACGGAGCGGCCCAGCCATCCGCGGTATTACGGGGTGGAGGGGATGACGGGTCTCGCGAAGTCCCTGGCGGAGGGGCTCGACGTGCGGCGCGAGCACAGGGTGAAGCGGGTGACGGAGGCGCGGGGGCACTGGATTGTGGAACTGGACGGGGGCGGGCGGATGCACGCGGGC harbors:
- a CDS encoding glucosamine-6-phosphate isomerase → MNLMSTLKGSLLEGFFPEGWNLDALDALCARPPESVTTPEKWWSKKFEAVPCGTLADFDTMMGHEIALEIAEAKRAGKQIAFILPVGPMGMYRWAVYFLKAWGVDCRHVHGFNMDEWSDGEGNTLPGDDPGAFQNAMEQAFYGPLGKLTVPKGQRHFATRNSLPRFGAQIAALKAKGARLVTVYGIGRACHIAFWEPHFAAEYKTVAEWKKAEYRLGAQLCPLTIEQNAITSFKSRTTLVPARANTIGPGLFLQSDRCVGGADGALGRGMMWQGMSLWASLHHAPTPWIPSTFMPTMPGRLFFLKELAGPLEPECN